Proteins encoded in a region of the Methylobacterium radiotolerans JCM 2831 genome:
- a CDS encoding Ppx/GppA phosphatase family protein, which yields MRDETAAAAPSRIQTGAVPLQTQAPIPGRERRRAAYAALDLGTNNCRLLVAEPTFSGFRVIDAFSRIVRLGEGLGTSDRLSEAAIERTVEALRICRAKMQARGVQRAKIIATEACRLAVNGAAFVERVRRGVGLDLEIVDRQTEAYLAVTGCAALADPLAESVIIFDIGGGSTEIAWLDGAAANPSTDPTLRIRAWDSLPVGVVTLAERHGGAEVTRRMFEGMVEEVAEKLSAFALRAAPAATAPHFHLLGTSGTVTTIAAMHLRLARYERRRVDGLWMSDDAVSTAIDDLLDTRLEQRADNPCIGRDRADLVLAGCAILEAIRRAFPSERLRIADRGLREGLLMNMMREDGVWNRKAVR from the coding sequence ATGAGGGACGAGACCGCCGCGGCCGCGCCGTCCCGAATTCAGACCGGCGCGGTGCCGCTTCAGACGCAAGCTCCTATACCGGGCCGTGAGCGTCGGCGCGCCGCCTACGCGGCGCTCGACCTGGGCACCAACAATTGCCGCCTGCTGGTCGCGGAGCCGACCTTCAGCGGCTTCCGCGTGATCGACGCGTTCTCGCGGATCGTGCGCCTCGGCGAGGGACTCGGCACGTCCGACCGCCTGAGCGAGGCGGCGATCGAGCGGACCGTGGAGGCCCTGCGGATCTGCCGGGCCAAGATGCAGGCGCGCGGGGTGCAGCGGGCCAAGATCATCGCCACGGAAGCCTGCCGCCTCGCGGTGAACGGCGCCGCCTTCGTAGAGCGCGTCCGCCGCGGCGTCGGCCTCGACCTCGAGATCGTCGACCGGCAAACCGAGGCCTATCTCGCGGTCACCGGCTGCGCGGCGCTCGCGGATCCGCTCGCCGAATCGGTCATCATCTTCGACATCGGCGGCGGCTCGACCGAGATCGCGTGGCTGGACGGGGCGGCCGCCAACCCGTCGACCGACCCGACTCTGCGGATTCGGGCCTGGGATTCTCTTCCGGTGGGCGTGGTGACGCTGGCCGAGCGCCACGGCGGCGCCGAGGTCACCCGACGGATGTTCGAGGGCATGGTCGAGGAGGTGGCCGAGAAGCTCTCGGCCTTCGCGCTCCGGGCCGCCCCGGCGGCGACGGCGCCGCACTTTCACCTGCTCGGAACGTCCGGCACCGTCACGACCATCGCGGCGATGCATCTGCGGCTCGCCCGCTACGAGCGCCGGCGCGTCGACGGCTTGTGGATGAGCGACGACGCGGTCTCGACCGCCATCGACGACCTGCTCGACACGCGGCTCGAGCAGCGCGCCGACAACCCCTGTATCGGCCGCGACCGCGCCGATCTCGTGCTCGCGGGCTGCGCGATCCTCGAGGCGATCCGCCGGGCCTTTCCCTCGGAGCGCCTGCGCATCGCCGATCGCGGCCTGCGCGAAGGATTGCTGATGAACATGATGCGGGAGGACGGGGTCTGGAACCGGAAGGCGGTCCGATGA
- a CDS encoding response regulator, which produces MIATPTFPDLSALVVDESLYIRRIVRDMLMRVGIKRVLEAPDGAEALGVLAESKPDISIIDWDLSILSGEEFIRLARTPTTSPCPTIPIILMLAQPRRNVVDRAVALGVNEIIAKPFSPKTLWSRLDEVINRPRPYSQVKSLLRPIPRRASAMKAVA; this is translated from the coding sequence ATGATCGCGACACCGACTTTCCCCGATCTCTCCGCTCTCGTGGTCGACGAGAGTCTCTACATCCGCCGAATCGTGCGCGACATGCTGATGCGCGTCGGGATCAAGCGGGTGCTCGAGGCGCCGGACGGGGCCGAGGCGCTCGGCGTGCTCGCCGAGAGCAAGCCCGACATCAGCATCATCGACTGGGACCTGTCGATCCTGTCGGGCGAGGAGTTCATCCGGCTGGCGCGGACGCCGACCACTTCCCCCTGCCCCACGATCCCGATCATCCTGATGCTGGCCCAGCCGCGCCGGAACGTGGTCGACCGGGCGGTGGCGCTCGGCGTCAACGAGATCATCGCCAAGCCGTTCTCGCCCAAGACGCTGTGGTCGCGGCTGGACGAGGTGATCAATCGGCCCCGCCCCTACTCGCAGGTGAAGAGCCTCCTGCGCCCGATCCCGCGCCGGGCCAGCGCGATGAAGGCCGTGGCCTGA
- a CDS encoding cold-shock protein: protein MGRGRDFRGPQKRGFDESGEPRWPDQAPPSGGYGGGGFGGGGGGFGGGGFDRGPSRGAAPVASGPERDATVKWFNKEKGFGFVELGDGSGDAFLHIRAVEAAGHDDLMPGTRLTVTTAQGQKGPQVTSVTSVDTSTAEAPAPRREFRPRTGGYGAGAGGYGDRDRGGYGGGGGGYGGGGGGGGRFASGPSVEMSGTVKWYDPAKGFGFVSVNDGGKDVFVHRSALSRAGLDSLAEGQQVTLGVVEGQKGREAQSINVED from the coding sequence ATGGGACGTGGTCGTGATTTCAGAGGGCCGCAGAAGCGCGGCTTCGACGAGAGTGGCGAGCCGAGATGGCCTGATCAGGCTCCCCCCAGCGGCGGATACGGCGGCGGCGGTTTCGGCGGTGGCGGCGGTGGTTTCGGCGGGGGCGGTTTCGATCGCGGCCCGTCGCGTGGCGCGGCTCCGGTCGCGTCCGGGCCGGAGCGCGATGCGACGGTCAAGTGGTTCAACAAGGAGAAGGGCTTCGGCTTCGTCGAACTCGGCGACGGTTCGGGCGATGCCTTCCTCCACATCCGCGCTGTCGAGGCGGCCGGCCACGACGATCTGATGCCGGGCACCCGGCTGACGGTCACGACGGCCCAGGGCCAGAAGGGCCCGCAGGTCACGAGCGTCACCAGCGTTGACACCTCCACGGCCGAGGCGCCCGCGCCCCGGCGTGAGTTCCGCCCGCGCACCGGCGGCTACGGCGCCGGTGCCGGCGGCTACGGCGACCGCGACCGCGGTGGTTACGGCGGCGGTGGCGGCGGCTACGGCGGTGGTGGCGGCGGCGGTGGCCGTTTCGCCAGCGGCCCGTCGGTGGAGATGAGCGGCACCGTGAAGTGGTACGATCCCGCGAAGGGCTTCGGCTTCGTCTCGGTCAACGACGGCGGCAAGGACGTGTTCGTGCACCGCTCGGCGCTGTCCCGCGCCGGTCTCGACTCGCTCGCCGAAGGTCAGCAGGTCACGCTCGGCGTGGTCGAGGGCCAGAAGGGCCGCGAGGCCCAGAGCATCAACGTCGAGGATTGA
- a CDS encoding PepSY-associated TM helix domain-containing protein, with translation MAWLHTWSGLVVGWVLFAIFVTGTASYYRTDISDWMRPELSAGAPDPAAAATRAGAFLRRTVPDAAGWSIKLPNAETSAVEVYWWPNFSGPFHHALLDPATGEPARVRDTRGGDFLYRFHFELSLPPIWGRWIVSACAMVLLIALISGIVTHRRIFADFFTFRRDRSAQRGWLDAHNVVGVLALPFHLMIVYTGLVTLSATLMPWGMKAVYGDDILRYYAEAGLATPGTAPVGRPGRPLPLGEIVARAAAAGGEAPEVILVSHPGDAGATVTAYFEEPHGLAHLHPQIAYAADTGAEIARVGEAGAATRTGAVMAGLHEAHFAAAPLRLLFFLCGVMGAATVASGLVLWTVARAPKGADPEGFGLRLVRFLNLGTIAGLPVGLAAYLLANRLLPDGLGARADWEVRAFFAAWVAAALAAALYPRQRAWSLALAVPACAFLAIAFVDAILVGQQRFLAFDVALVAVGVTLGVGSWLAARRKLATARPAKASLSRTVEA, from the coding sequence ATGGCGTGGCTGCACACGTGGTCCGGCCTGGTGGTCGGCTGGGTGCTGTTCGCCATCTTCGTCACCGGTACCGCCAGCTATTACCGCACCGACATCTCGGACTGGATGCGGCCGGAGCTGTCCGCGGGAGCCCCCGATCCCGCCGCGGCGGCGACGCGGGCCGGCGCGTTCCTGCGCAGGACAGTGCCGGACGCGGCCGGTTGGTCGATCAAGCTGCCGAACGCCGAGACCTCGGCCGTCGAGGTCTACTGGTGGCCGAACTTCAGCGGCCCGTTCCACCACGCGCTGCTCGATCCCGCCACGGGCGAGCCCGCGCGCGTCCGCGACACGCGCGGCGGCGACTTCCTGTACCGCTTCCACTTCGAGCTGAGCCTGCCGCCGATCTGGGGGCGCTGGATCGTGTCGGCCTGCGCCATGGTCCTGCTGATCGCGCTGATCTCCGGTATCGTGACGCACCGGCGCATCTTCGCCGACTTCTTCACCTTTCGCCGCGACCGCTCGGCGCAGCGTGGCTGGTTGGACGCCCACAACGTGGTCGGCGTGCTGGCGCTGCCCTTCCACCTGATGATCGTCTACACGGGCCTCGTCACACTGTCGGCGACGCTGATGCCCTGGGGTATGAAGGCCGTCTACGGCGACGACATACTGCGCTACTACGCCGAGGCCGGCCTCGCGACGCCGGGCACGGCCCCGGTTGGCCGTCCCGGCAGGCCGCTGCCGCTCGGCGAGATCGTCGCCCGCGCCGCGGCTGCCGGCGGCGAGGCGCCCGAGGTGATACTCGTCTCCCATCCGGGCGATGCCGGCGCCACCGTGACGGCGTATTTCGAGGAGCCGCACGGGCTCGCGCACCTGCATCCGCAGATCGCCTACGCGGCCGATACCGGTGCGGAGATTGCCCGGGTCGGCGAGGCCGGCGCGGCGACCCGCACCGGGGCCGTGATGGCGGGTCTGCACGAGGCGCACTTCGCCGCCGCGCCGCTGCGCCTCCTGTTCTTCCTCTGCGGCGTGATGGGTGCCGCCACGGTCGCGAGCGGCCTCGTCCTCTGGACGGTGGCGCGGGCGCCGAAGGGCGCGGATCCCGAGGGCTTCGGCCTGCGCCTCGTGCGATTCCTCAACCTCGGGACCATCGCGGGCCTGCCGGTGGGCCTCGCCGCGTATCTCCTCGCGAACCGGCTGCTGCCCGACGGGCTCGGGGCCCGGGCGGACTGGGAGGTGCGCGCGTTCTTCGCGGCCTGGGTCGCCGCCGCCCTCGCCGCGGCCCTGTATCCGCGGCAGCGGGCGTGGTCGCTCGCTCTGGCCGTGCCAGCCTGCGCCTTCCTGGCGATAGCCTTCGTGGACGCGATCCTCGTCGGCCAGCAGCGCTTCCTCGCCTTCGACGTCGCCCTGGTGGCCGTGGGCGTCACTCTCGGCGTCGGATCCTGGCTGGCGGCGCGGCGTAAGCTGGCGACCGCGCGCCCCGCCAAAGCCAGTCTGTCACGGACGGTCGAAGCATGA
- a CDS encoding DUF3325 domain-containing protein, which yields MTSAALILSLLLSFSGFAALALSLDRHHRAAYRVGVPKARVGSLRMAGWCGLGLSFAAAVAAAGWNFGPVQWIGSLTGSALAVVAIVAYRPTWLRIAALAALPLAAATVPLALLG from the coding sequence ATGACATCCGCCGCGCTGATCCTCAGCCTGCTCCTCAGCTTCTCGGGCTTCGCGGCCCTCGCCCTCAGCCTCGACCGGCATCACCGGGCCGCCTACCGCGTCGGTGTGCCGAAGGCGCGGGTCGGAAGCTTGCGGATGGCGGGCTGGTGCGGACTCGGCCTCTCGTTCGCGGCGGCCGTCGCGGCGGCGGGATGGAATTTCGGACCGGTGCAGTGGATCGGATCGCTGACGGGCTCCGCCCTGGCTGTGGTGGCGATCGTCGCCTATCGGCCGACCTGGCTGCGGATTGCGGCCCTGGCGGCGCTCCCGCTCGCGGCGGCGACCGTTCCGCTCGCCCTGCTCGGCTGA